The Betaproteobacteria bacterium genome contains the following window.
ATCTCGTCCTGAATGCGCTTGCTGAAAAGTGCCGGCGGAATACCGTTGGCGTGATAAAAACCCGAATCGTCGGTAAAGAAGCGCGGCAGGTCCTTGTGTTCGTCCACCGGGTGGTACCACACCACGTTGAACTGCCGCTTGCCGGGCTCGGTGTTGTAGCCCGGGCCGGGCACGGGATAGGCGATGGCCTGCGCACCGGGCGCGACGCACACCGTGTAGCGTTCGAACAGATTCTCGAATTCCTTCGCGGGCAATTCTCTTTCGTCCACCAGACAACGCCAGGCAATGTACCCGCAATAAGCGGGCTTCAAGTCCGGCAGGAACTGAGTACGCACGGTGGAGCGCAATCCGTCCGCGCCGATGAGTAAGTCGCCGTCGATGCGCTTGCCATTGGAGAAGACCGCCGTCACGCCCCCGCTACGTTGTTCGACACGTTCCAAGGCCATGCCTTGGCGATAACGCTCGGGGGGAAATATTTTCTTCAAGATCTCGAAGAGCCGCCCCCACGAGGTCATCACCTGGCGAAATTCTCGTTCGGCCACGACCTTGCCCTTCTTGTCGATTGCGATGCGCGCGGGCATCACCACGCCCAGGGAACTCTCGGTCTCTTCCACGCCCGCCGCTTGAAACGCGCTCTCCAATCCCGGAAGAATCGTGATGCCCGCCCCCCGGCCCTCCAAGTCCTCGGACACGCGCTCGAAGACTTGCACGTCCCAACCCCTGCGATGAAATAGGTTGGCGGCGAGGAGCCCGACAAGAGAGCCTCCCACGATCAATACTCGTTTTCCGCTCATGAAGACTCGATCCCCGATTGCTTTTCGGCCAATTTGATAAGCGCCATGTAATCCTCCTCCGCATATCCCTCCCCCACCAGAGCCTGAACCAACTGCCGTGTCGCGGAGGTGAGCGGCATGGGTACTTCGTTGTGCTTTGCCGCCGAAAGAATGAGATCGATGTCCTTCATGATCAACCGCGAGGTCATGGTGGGAGAAAAATCCCGCACCTTCATGAGTCCCACCTTGGCTCTCAACCAAGGCGAAGAAATCGTGCTCTGCCCCAAGGTATCGAGCATCGTATTCCAATCGAGCCCCGCCTTGCGGCCCAGGGTCAGCGCTTCGGCCATGCCTTGCGCCATGGTCACCACCATGGAGTTGGCCACGAGCTTCATCACCCGCGCTTCTTCCGCGGTACCGAGATAGATCTGCCCTTTACTGAAAGTCTCCGTTACTGGTTTCACGGCCGCCCACGCGTCTTGAGGGCCGGAAACCATCACGGTCACTTCGCCTTTAATGGCGGATGCCGCGTTGCCAGAAATAGGTAAGCGCAAATAAGGCACCCCGCGTTGCTGTGCCGCGCGCGCCACTTCCGCCGATACCTCCGGGGATACCGTGCTCGTTTCGGCGAATATGGCGCCGGGCTTGGCGTTGGCGAGCACACCGCCGCCCCCCAACGCCACTTCGCGCAGGGCCGCATCATCGGAGATGCACGAGAACACGATATCCGATCCCTGTGTGCACTGCGCCACCGACAGGGCCTCCGTCGCGCCCAGGGCTACCAGCTTTTGCCGGCTCTCCGCGCTACGGCTATAGACTTTGACGGCATACCCCGCCTTCAGAATAAATCCTGCCATCGCCACGCCCATTCGTCCAGCTCCGATCCAGCCAATCGCTGGTTTATTACTCATTTCACTCCCCTATCGAAGGACAAGAAAAGACACTTAACGTAAAGACGCAAAGGACGCAAAGGAAACCAAATTCTAGAGGTTATTTACTACGCGCTTTACGCCGTCTCGCATCACGGCAGCGTGAAAATTAAGGAGCAGTCAACGATAGAATTAGAGCACTCGTTCTCATCCATCTTTTCTCTCTTTGCGTCTTTGCGTTGAAGGCCTTTCGCCTTACTTTGGCAATCAACCGCCCCTCCCTACCCACCTAAGTAGTAGCGCTTCACCAAATCGCTATCGCGCAACGCCTTCATGTCCGCTCCCTCGAATGCGATCTGCCCGTGCACGATTACATAGCCGCGGCCAGCGATGCGGCTTGCTTCATGAAAATTCTGTTCCGCCATCAATACCGTCAGCCCGAAACGCTCCTTCATCTGGGCGATGGTATCTATCATCTGCGTCACCAAGGCGGGAGAAAGGCCGACAGAGGGCTCGTCCACCAACAGCAGCCTTGGCGCGGACATGATAGCGCGGGCGATGGCGAGCATCTGTTGCTGCCCCCCGCTCATGCTACCGGCCAATTGCCGAGTGCGTTCGCGCAACATGGGAAACGCCTCATAGCAAAGCTCGAGGCTGCGCTCGATCCGCGCGCGCGCTTCGGCGCGGAATGCACCCAGCAGGAGATTCTCCCGCACCGTGAGTTTCGGAAAGAGCCGCCGGCCTTCGGGCACCATGGCTACACCGAGGCTGGCGATTTGTTCCGTCGTTTTCCCCGTGAGAGCGATGCGTTCGCCATCGAGATCGAGGGTGACCGAACCTTGCCTCGTCTGCACCAAGCCCATGATGCACTTCATGAGCGTGCTCTTGCCGTTGCCGTTGGTTCCCAGCAAGGCCACCGTCTCGCCGGCACGCACGCTCAAGGAAACGCCTTGCAGCACGCTGACCGCGCCGTAGCCGGCATGCAGATTCTCGATCTCAAGCACCGAGGTAGATCCTGCGTACGATGGGATCGGCAACGATCGCCGAGGGCACGCCCTCGGCCACGATCTGGCCCGCATCGAGGCACACCACCCGTTGCGAGAACTTCATGATCGCATGCATGATGTGCTCGATCATGAGCACTGCGATCCCCTGTTCGTTCAGACGAAGCACCAGCTTCAGCACGGCGTCCACTTCGCTGGTGGAAAGCCCCGCCATGACCTCGTCCAATATGAGTAGCTTGGGTCCCACGGCCAAGGCGCGCGCCAATTCCAGACGGCGCAGGTCTACCTGCGTGAGAGAATTCGCCAACGCATGGGCCTGCTCCGCCAAGCCTACTTCCCGCAATATTTCGAGCGCGCTTGGCGCCTGCCCAGCGCCGCGCGCACCCGTATATTCCAAGGGCACGCAAACGTTCTCCAGCACCGTCATGCTGGAGAAAGGTCGCGGCAACTGAAAAGTGCGCGCCAACCCCAACCTTGCGCGCTGGTGCGCGGCCAGGGCGCCGATCTCCGAATCCTCGAACCGAACGCTTCCAGCATCGCAAGGCATTGCACCGGCGATGCAGTTGATCAACGTGGTTTTTCCCGACCCATTGGGGCCGATGAGTCCAAGGCGCTCGCCCGCATCCACCCTTAGTCCAACGTTGGACAGCGCCGCGAATCCACCGAAGTTTTTGTGAATGCCACGCGCTTCGAGAATAGTGCTCACTGGCGCTCCCCGCGCCGCAGTAAACCCAGAATGCCTTGGGGCGCGGCCACCACGAAAAACACCAGCAGCCCGCCTACCACCAGCACATTGAGCTCCGAGGAAATGGTGACGGTGACGATTTGCTGCACGGAGCCCAACAGTAGCGCGCCAATCACCGGACCCAACCAACTGGAGGTGCCGCCGATGATGGGCATCGCCAGCGCCGACACGGCGTAATTCAAGCTGAAGGCAGACGTGGGCTCGATGAAACTCATGTACAAGGGAAACGTCGAGCCAGCCAAACCCATCAAGGCCCCCGACGCCGCGGCGGAGAACACTTTCAGTTTCATGGTCGGCACGCCCAGTGATTCGGCGGCCTCCTCGTTGTCGCGTAGCGCGCGCAGGCCGCGGCCGATCCAGGATCGCTCGATGTAGCGGGCAGCGGTGACCGCCGCGATGGCGAAAATAACCATCAACACGAACAAGAAGCGGTTGTACGAGGTAAACCACGCCGGGGCCTCCGGCTGCAATACAGTGATGCCGCGCGCACCACCGACCAATCCCCAATTCATCACCACGGTTTCGAGGATGACGGCGATGGCCACGGTGGCGATGGAGAAGAAGATGCCGCGTAAGCGCAACGTCATGGCACCGATGAGTCCGCCCATGAGCGCGGTAACCAGCATCGCGCACAGGACTTGTACGAATAGCGGCGCGCCGAAACCCTTGATCAAAGCCACCGAGGTGTAGGCCCCCGCCGCGAAGAAGGCACCGGAGCCGAAGTTTACGTAACCGGCGTATCCACCCAAGATGTTCCAAGCGGTAGCCAATACCACGAACTGCAGCACGACGTAGCCAGCGAAAAAAAAGTATTCGTTGGTCACCCACTGGCCCAGCAGCAAAGCGGCGCCCAGCATGACCGCGGCCCCAGCGCCGAACTTTCGGTGCGTGCTAGTCACCGGCCGAACAATCCGGTAGGCCTAACAGCGAGCACGGCCAGCAGCAAACCGAAAGCGACGGCTGGCGCCCACGAGGCACCCATGGAAGTGAGCACGAGGCTCTCCGCGATGCCGAGGATGACTCCGGCCGCGAGCGTACCCTTCATGCTGCCCAGCCCGGCCAATACGGCCACGCAAAAACAGCGTCCGATGTACAAGCGTCCCAACCCTGGCTCGACGGGGCCAATCACGATCAACAACGCACCGGCGATGGGGCATGTCGCCGTCGCGATGCCAAAGGCCCATTGCTTCACCTTCACGGGGTTGGCGCCCATGAGCGCGAGCCCGGTTTCGTCCTGCGCCACCGCCTTGATGGCCCGGCCCATGAAGGTACGGGAAAGGTAAAGGGACAATAGCACCGTCAAGCCCAGCGCCACCGCGAAAGCCACCAGCATGCGATAGGGCAAGCGGTAATCGCCCAAGGACAAGCCTTGGCCGATGTAGCTCGCCTGCACCATACGTTGGTCCACACCGTAATTCAAGATGAGCGCCACCTCCACGATGAAGGCCACGCCAAAAAAGAACGCCAGTCCGCGCAGGCCGGCATCGCTTCCGCGCCTCTCGAACACGGCGTGATAGAAGCGGTAGACGCCCACTCCCAGAAAAAAGAAAAAGGGCGAAAGAATGACGCCGGCGAGTATGGGATCCACCCCAGCCTGATTGATGCCGTAGACACCATAGGCGCCCAGCACCAGAAAAGCGGGGTGCGCGATGTGGGGAACATAGAGCAGGCCAAAGGCTACCGAAAGGCCGATACTCACCGCCGCGTAAAAGCAGCCCAGCAATATGCCGGCGATGAGGGCTTCAGCGAGTAGATCGAAGGACACGGCGCTGAAGCAGGCTTAGCGCCGGATCTCGCTAAAAGGCCGCACTGGGGCGGTCTTGTAGGCGGCCGGCCCCACGATGACCTGCTTGCCCGCCGAGCGAAACTGATCGGTATTTTTATCCAGCACGTCTTGAAACTGCACGAATATGACCCTGGGCGAGGCCCATTCGCCGGTGGGGCCGTAGCGAAAATTCCCGGCGATGGTTTTCATCTCGTTCTCGCGCAAATATTTGGCCAGCACCTTATTGTCGAGGCTCTTGGTCGCGTTCACCGCCTGCGCCAGAATTTGTCCTATGGCGTAATCGAATGGCGGAATGTAGAACCCCAAAGCATCCACGTTGGCATCCTTGGCCTTGGCTTGATAGCGCGCGAGAAAATCGCGCACCCCAGGGAAGTCCATGGTTCTTTCCGGTACCCACGCGTGAAAGTTCACCACCCCGTTCAACATGGAACCTAGCGATTCCATCAACGTCGTATATTGCAATCCCACCATTGCCCCGCCGAAGATTTTGACGCTGCTGCCCACGCCGGTTTCGTTCAACGCCCGAATGATGGCCGCCGAGTCCGACGGGTAGGACGCAACGAACACCGCTTCGGGTTTCTTCGCGCGCAATGCGCGCAACATGGAAGAGAAATCCACCGTGTTAGGGGGATAGTTTTGGTCGTACACGCTTTCCAGGCCACGCTCCTTCAAGCCTTGGCGGACACCGCCCGCGATGGTCTGTGCAAACTCGGCGTCCGCCGCCAGGATGGCGATGGTCTTCACGCCAAGTTGACCGGTTAAGGCGAGGTATGCTTGCGCCATCGCCTTGGCCGAGGACCAAGGCGCGTTGTTGAAGTACTTGTCGTGTTTGATCTGGGCGTTCGCATCCAGGGAGAAGTTACCCATCAGCAACAAATCGCGCTGCTTCACCAGGGGCATGACGGGGGCAGTGAGATTGGTGCCATAGGGCGCAATCAGCAGATCGGCCTTATCCACGTCCACCAATTTTGTGTAGATGCCAGGCGTGGTGGACGGATTACTCTGGTCATCGTAGACCACCAACTCCACTGGACGCCCCAGGAGACCGCCTTTGGCATTGACGTCGTCCCGCCAGATCTGCAATGCCAACAGCCCGGATTTTCCAGCCCCGCTCAAAGGCCCTGTCTGAGCAATGGATAAGCCGACGCGAATTGGATTCTGTGCGTTGCCTAACGCCGGCATTGCAAGACTGGCCGCCAATGCAAGGCAGGCTTGCACCCTATTTAATATCATTTTCTTCTCCCCCTTGTGCTCGATCTCGCAACTATATCAGGGGATGCAGTATCGGAACGCCCAAGGCGGCGATGCCGCCCTGGACCGGCGGGTACTCAAACCCGGCGGGCGTGTTTGCATCTTGGAGATCACGGCGCCCGCGGGCCGCGCCAGAAATTTTCTGCTGCGCATCTACATGCGCGGCGTCGTTCCAGCTCTAAGCCGGTTGGTGGCGAGCGCACCTAGTACGCCCAAGCTCATGCGCTATTACTGGGACACCATCGAGGCATGCGTGCCGCCCGAGCAAGTGCTGAACACCGTTCTGCACGCGGGTTTCAGCGAGGTTTGCCGCCACGTGCAAGGCGGAGTATTGTCCGAGTACCAAGCGGTCAAGCCATTGACCTAGCCCCGGCGCGCCACCAGCAGAACATTGGCGAAAGGAGTGCCGGCACTCATTGGGCGGCGCTCGGCCATGAATCCCAGATTTTCCAGTTCTCCGGTCCATTCGGAAAGAGTTCGGCAATAAAGCCGGGACAAGCGGTGGCCCCGCGCGAAGGTGACGGCACGATCCACCCAATTGCTGATGCGAAAGGGCATGCCGCCCGCGGCATCACCCACGCGCAATAGCAACAGACCACCCGTATTCAGCGATTCCTTCAACCGGCTTAGCACTTGAATTTGGGCATCGTAACCAATGTAGTGCAGCACATCGAGAATCACCATCACATTGGCCGGACCGAAGGGGGTGGTGCAAATATCGCCTTGAACGAATGTCGCCTGCGAACCCAGTGCCTCGCGTGCGCGCCGCTCGTCGGCCTCCATCAACTCGATGCCGTGAACTTGGGAAAAGATGGGAGGCTGTTGCCATTCTCGCGGCCATGCGCCTCGCACCTCCATGTGCGAAGCGGCGTTGAGGAGCGACGCCAGCAGGCCCTGCCCGCACCCCAGATCCAGCACTCGCGACCGGGGTGCGATCAATCCGTGCTCCAGGATATGGCGAAAGGCAGTATCCGCGCTTAATTTTCCCCGCGCAAAGCGCCACGCGAACTGGCCAGCTTGGCGGTATGGCCGCGAGGCCTCGTCAAGCAAACTCGTCCATGCCTGCGAGGCGCTCGCGGCACGGCCTCCCGCAAGGTCACGAGCTTCAGCCCTTGGGCACGCGTGGCTTCCAACAACTTTGGCAGAACTTCCAGGATCACCGAATGGCCTGTTCGAGTAGCCGCGGCGTTGCCGTCGTGCAAAAGAAGAATGTCCCCGGCCTGTAGATCCGTCGTAGAAAAGTGATTATTAGAGGTGCCCTCAAGGTCTTGTCCCGCACTCCGTGGCCGATCAATACCAATGGTGTGGGCGATACAAAACCTGGAATCGTTTACGCATGGAGTTCGCCCGAGAGCACGTAGGATTGCGGCGAATGACGGGCAGCCGCCTCGCGCGCCCCCAATTCGTCCAGGGTGGGGATGACGCCGCGGGCACCGTGAGCCAA
Protein-coding sequences here:
- a CDS encoding ABC transporter ATP-binding protein; this translates as MRARSWPRACPRRSLPIPSYAGSTSVLEIENLHAGYGAVSVLQGVSLSVRAGETVALLGTNGNGKSTLMKCIMGLVQTRQGSVTLDLDGERIALTGKTTEQIASLGVAMVPEGRRLFPKLTVRENLLLGAFRAEARARIERSLELCYEAFPMLRERTRQLAGSMSGGQQQMLAIARAIMSAPRLLLVDEPSVGLSPALVTQMIDTIAQMKERFGLTVLMAEQNFHEASRIAGRGYVIVHGQIAFEGADMKALRDSDLVKRYYLGG
- a CDS encoding class I SAM-dependent methyltransferase; amino-acid sequence: MLDEASRPYRQAGQFAWRFARGKLSADTAFRHILEHGLIAPRSRVLDLGCGQGLLASLLNAASHMEVRGAWPREWQQPPIFSQVHGIELMEADERRAREALGSQATFVQGDICTTPFGPANVMVILDVLHYIGYDAQIQVLSRLKESLNTGGLLLLRVGDAAGGMPFRISNWVDRAVTFARGHRLSRLYCRTLSEWTGELENLGFMAERRPMSAGTPFANVLLVARRG
- a CDS encoding branched-chain amino acid ABC transporter permease; protein product: MSFDLLAEALIAGILLGCFYAAVSIGLSVAFGLLYVPHIAHPAFLVLGAYGVYGINQAGVDPILAGVILSPFFFFLGVGVYRFYHAVFERRGSDAGLRGLAFFFGVAFIVEVALILNYGVDQRMVQASYIGQGLSLGDYRLPYRMLVAFAVALGLTVLLSLYLSRTFMGRAIKAVAQDETGLALMGANPVKVKQWAFGIATATCPIAGALLIVIGPVEPGLGRLYIGRCFCVAVLAGLGSMKGTLAAGVILGIAESLVLTSMGASWAPAVAFGLLLAVLAVRPTGLFGR
- a CDS encoding NAD(P)-dependent oxidoreductase, translated to MSNKPAIGWIGAGRMGVAMAGFILKAGYAVKVYSRSAESRQKLVALGATEALSVAQCTQGSDIVFSCISDDAALREVALGGGGVLANAKPGAIFAETSTVSPEVSAEVARAAQQRGVPYLRLPISGNAASAIKGEVTVMVSGPQDAWAAVKPVTETFSKGQIYLGTAEEARVMKLVANSMVVTMAQGMAEALTLGRKAGLDWNTMLDTLGQSTISSPWLRAKVGLMKVRDFSPTMTSRLIMKDIDLILSAAKHNEVPMPLTSATRQLVQALVGEGYAEEDYMALIKLAEKQSGIESS
- a CDS encoding branched-chain amino acid ABC transporter substrate-binding protein; the protein is MILNRVQACLALAASLAMPALGNAQNPIRVGLSIAQTGPLSGAGKSGLLALQIWRDDVNAKGGLLGRPVELVVYDDQSNPSTTPGIYTKLVDVDKADLLIAPYGTNLTAPVMPLVKQRDLLLMGNFSLDANAQIKHDKYFNNAPWSSAKAMAQAYLALTGQLGVKTIAILAADAEFAQTIAGGVRQGLKERGLESVYDQNYPPNTVDFSSMLRALRAKKPEAVFVASYPSDSAAIIRALNETGVGSSVKIFGGAMVGLQYTTLMESLGSMLNGVVNFHAWVPERTMDFPGVRDFLARYQAKAKDANVDALGFYIPPFDYAIGQILAQAVNATKSLDNKVLAKYLRENEMKTIAGNFRYGPTGEWASPRVIFVQFQDVLDKNTDQFRSAGKQVIVGPAAYKTAPVRPFSEIRR
- a CDS encoding ABC transporter ATP-binding protein, which gives rise to MSTILEARGIHKNFGGFAALSNVGLRVDAGERLGLIGPNGSGKTTLINCIAGAMPCDAGSVRFEDSEIGALAAHQRARLGLARTFQLPRPFSSMTVLENVCVPLEYTGARGAGQAPSALEILREVGLAEQAHALANSLTQVDLRRLELARALAVGPKLLILDEVMAGLSTSEVDAVLKLVLRLNEQGIAVLMIEHIMHAIMKFSQRVVCLDAGQIVAEGVPSAIVADPIVRRIYLGA
- a CDS encoding FAD-dependent oxidoreductase; translated protein: MSGKRVLIVGGSLVGLLAANLFHRRGWDVQVFERVSEDLEGRGAGITILPGLESAFQAAGVEETESSLGVVMPARIAIDKKGKVVAEREFRQVMTSWGRLFEILKKIFPPERYRQGMALERVEQRSGGVTAVFSNGKRIDGDLLIGADGLRSTVRTQFLPDLKPAYCGYIAWRCLVDERELPAKEFENLFERYTVCVAPGAQAIAYPVPGPGYNTEPGKRQFNVVWYHPVDEHKDLPRFFTDDSGFYHANGIPPALFSKRIQDEMMETARRVLAPQFALALEHGRWHFFQPIFDLEPRQLVFGRVAIAGDAAFVTRPHTAMGVPKGAGDVMALIRGLDSGDTDAALRYFEKERLRVGRTIVARGRYLGAYMEAQLKSKAERSRAEAARVPEQVMMETAAPLDYEAMSLQS
- a CDS encoding branched-chain amino acid ABC transporter permease, with the protein product MLGAALLLGQWVTNEYFFFAGYVVLQFVVLATAWNILGGYAGYVNFGSGAFFAAGAYTSVALIKGFGAPLFVQVLCAMLVTALMGGLIGAMTLRLRGIFFSIATVAIAVILETVVMNWGLVGGARGITVLQPEAPAWFTSYNRFLFVLMVIFAIAAVTAARYIERSWIGRGLRALRDNEEAAESLGVPTMKLKVFSAAASGALMGLAGSTFPLYMSFIEPTSAFSLNYAVSALAMPIIGGTSSWLGPVIGALLLGSVQQIVTVTISSELNVLVVGGLLVFFVVAAPQGILGLLRRGERQ